Below is a window of Mycoplasmopsis anatis DNA.
AAAGAAATTTAGAAAACTCACAAATAAATTAAGATACTTTAATTATTATGCTAATCGCAAAGTAAGTAAAGAGTTGTGGCATATTAAAATTTTAAGATTTTTCTTTTTCTGAACTAGAAAGCTTCCAAAGTTCACTTTAGAAGAAGCGATTAATCAAGTCAGAGATACAAAAGTTCAGGAAAAACAATTTATTATCACTTGACCTGATTATGCAAATATGCAAAAAACAACTTTTCCTCTTGAATGGGATTTTTTTGACTCTGAGTTGTGCAAATTCGATGATTTTTATATTGCAGTACCTAAAAAATATAATGATTTTTTAGTTAAAGAGTACGGCAAAAATTGACACATTCACAAAAAAACACTTCTCTCTGAACACTATGGTATGTATGATGTTAAGATTTAAGTAGGTTATGCCTACTTATTTATTTTCCAAAAAGGAAAATCATTCTATATCCAACTAAGTAAAATTTAATCGGAGGTATAATGACAAAAGCGATTAAAAATACTTCTACTACTTTTTTCAAAAGTCTTAGAAGTGGTCTTGAACGTTTTGGTAGAGCTATGATTTTGCCGGTTTCAATAATTCCTTTATTAGCGATTGTTGGAGCTCTTGGGTATATTTTAGCATCTGTCGGACAAAAAACTGGAATTTATGGAACCAGTTTAGCTTATAAAACATTCGCTGATTCAGTTAAAATCATTGGTATGGCACCAATTTATAACCTTGATATACTATTTTCTATAGGTTTAGCTGCTGGATTAGCAAAAGATGAAAAAGTTTCAGCGGGAATCTGTGGTATCGCCGCATTAATTGGATTCTACTTTGCTGGCTATGCTCTTTTGGAAATAGGAAAATTGAAGTCACTTCTTGATGTTAATATTGTTGGTAAACTTCAAACTATTAATCGTTTCGGTAAATATTCAACAAGTTTTGACTTAAATGCACTAGGTGGAATTCTTGCTGGTTATTTAGCTTATGGAATTCACAAAATTACATATAAATTACAATTTCCTACATTTATTTCGTTCTTTGGAGGACCTAAATTTAGTCCTGTAGCTAGTTTATTAACTGCTTTTATTGTTGGTTTCCCATTAACTTACCTTTGAATTTATATTTATAAAGGTATTGCCGCATTAGGAAATGGAATAAGAGCTTCAGGAGCTTTCGGTTCATTTTTATACGGTTCAACTAACCGTTTACTATTACCGTTTGGTCTACACAACATTCCAAACGCAATTCTTCGTTACACAGCGGCAGGGGGGACATTTACAGCCGCTGATGGTCATGAAGTAACAGGATTTTACAGTATTTTAATTGAGAAAATGAGTGCTGGACTTCCAATTAATGCTACTGATAGTATGATTAGTAATGGTACATATCCAACTAATATTTTCTCACTTCCTGGAGCTGCAGTTGCAATGTTTTTAGCTTGTCCTAAAGACAAAAGAAAACAAGCTGCTCCGATTATCTTTGGTGCTGTTTCTTCATCAATTCTTAGTGGAGTTACTGAACCAATTGAATTTACATTTATATTTACTGCACCAATTCTTTGACTAGTACACTGTTTACTAACTGGTTTAGTATACATGACTATGTATCTAGCAGGTGTTGGAATGATAGCAGGAACTGGTGAAGGAATAATTACATACTTGATTTATAACTTACCTTCATATCAAAATATCTCAAGAGTTTGAATGTTATTTGTTCTTGGTCCTGTATTCTTTGCGGTATACTTTGGAGTATTTTACTTCTTAATTAAACAATTTAATCTTAAAACTCCAGGACGTGATGAGGAAGCATTTAAATTGTTCACTAAGAAAGATTTCAAAGAAAAATTAAATAGTTCATCAAATCAAGTTGTTTCAAATGACAAGATTAAAGATGAAAAAATAGAAGATATCCAAATGGCCCAACAGCTATTAGAATTTTACGGTGGATTTGAAAATATAAACGAAATCTCATGTTGCATTTCTAGATTAAGAATATCAGTAAAAGATAAGTCTCTTGTAAATAAAGATGCAATTATTCAAATAGGTGCAAAAGGTGTGGTTGAATCAGGAGAACAAGTTCAGTCGGTTTTTGGTGCTAAAGCAATGGTTTATTCAAGAATCATGAACAACTTAAAATAAAATATGAATCTAATTATACTCTTTGCTGTTTTTGCAACCTTTTTCATTTGCATTGGAATATTTTTACTTCTTTTTAGAAGGAAAAATAAAAATAAATACAACGTTGATGAAAATGCGAAATATTCAGAGAAAATCTATCAAACATTTATAAAAAATATTCCAGCAATGTTTATTCTTGCTGGAATAGTATTAATTGCTATATTAATTAAAGCTATATTGAATTAACTAATAATGAAAAGAAGATTGTACTTAATAAACTAAAAACTATTGGATTTATTTTTTCAGAATCAACATATTCTGAACAGTTAAATACCTTGATATTATTTTTGTTTTGAATATTTTTATTAGAAGTAAAAATAAATCCTTTATTACTTTTGTTGAATGCTAAATTTGCTGGTAAAACTGTTTCTATTGTTTTGTAGCTATTAGAAACACAAATAACATAACTCAATTCATCAGCATTAAAAGCATTTGCATAATTAGTTGAAAAATCATTATCCTTAACTATATTGATGCCCATTCGTTTTAGACTTATATAAAATTCTTCTATGTGTCTATTAGAACCACCTGAGGCAAATAATAATATTTTATTAGCTTTATTAATTTCTTTAATAATGCTCTTAAAATTATAATTTGAAATTTTACCTGTAAAATCATTAATAAGTTTAGCTATCTCGGTGTTAGTAATTTGCTTTTTTAAGATTTTATTTGTGTTATTCAAATATTCGGTTAAGTCAAGCTTAAAACTTTCAAATGAATCATAACCTAACTTTTTAATAAATTTGCTTATTGTTGATTGTGAACAATATGTTAATTCACTTAAGGTATCTACACTAATTAGTTCAATTCGATGAATATTTTCTAATATTATTTTAGAAAATTGACCAAATGCACCTTCAATATTAGTACTATATAATAATTTCTTTATTAAATGACTTTTCTTATAGTTATTTATCATAAAAAAATTATATCTAATTACCAATTTTATCATAGAAAGAGAGTTAATATGAAATATGATTACCACATTCACACCTTTTATTGTAAACATTCCGATTTAACTGTAAATGAAATAGTACAGGAATATTTTAAAAATAACTTTATTGAAATTGGAATTAGCGACCATATCCCTTATAAAGGAGATTTGGACTCAAAAGATAATTCAAGAATGTACTACAAAGAGCTAGAAAGTTATATAAATGATATTAAAATTGAACAAGAAAAATACCAAAATAAATTAAAAATAAATATTGGTTTTGAAAGTGAATTTTTTAGTAGTCAAATTCAATGGTATAAAGAGTTATTATCAAGAAAAGAAGTTGATTATTTAATTCTTGGAATTCATGCTGTTGAAAATCTTGATGAAGAAAATAATTTTAATCGTAATTGTACTAATAAAGAACAACTTAAGAGATATTGAAAAGCAATTAACGAAGGTATGAGAAGCGGTTTATTTGCATATGCAGTTCATCCTGATTTCTATATGAAATCTTATCAAGAGTGGGATGATGAATGTGATGAATTGGCTAATAAAATTTGTGATTTAGCAAATGAATTAGATTTCCCACTAGGATTTAACATTAATGGTATATGAAAAGGTCCTAGACAAATAGGAAAAGTTTTTAGAAATAAATATCCAATTCATGAATTTTGGAAAATTGCAAAGAAGAAAAATGTCAAAATTATTCTCGAATCAGATGTACATCACAAAAAACAATTATATGACACAGAAATAATTAGTAAAACTTACTCATTAATAAAAGAGTGAGGTTTAGAAGAACAACTTGTATCTAAATTAGATCTTGAAAAATATAAGAAAAATTTAAATATTAAATATAATCTCGGTAAATAATTTTAAGTAGGATATACTACATATATAGAGTTTATTCATATAAATAAACTTTTATGATATTAGTATAAACCTACTTTTTTTATAAAAAAGCAAAAATTTTATTAATAATTTCATCTTTTTACTCTTTTAAGTAAAATTCAAATATATAGTATTTTAATTAAGAAAAAGGAATTGTTATGAATAAAAAGAAAAAAGTTATTATTTCAAGTGTTGTGACAGCAACTGCTTTAACAATTACTGCTAGTTCAACTACTGCATTATTACTTAATAAAAATAAAACAAATGTTGAAAATAGCAATAAAACTAATTTATTAAATGAATTAAGAAAATCATTAAATAACATCAATAAAAATAATTTAATCGAATATAAATTGATAGCAAACAATTTACCAATTAATCTTGTTTATAAAAATCAAATAATTGAAATTGATCAGGAATTTATTTCAAATGAAAAAATAACAGAAAAAGATATAGCAGAATTAAATAACAAGTTAAATATTTTAGTAAAAGAAGTAAAAGAAAAGTTAGCTAAAATAAGACTATTTTTCACAAATTTAGAAAAACTTAAAGAAGATAAAGAGATTTTCTCTAAATATAATTTAGAGTTATCTTTAATAATAAATGAGAATAATAATACTTTAAGTGAATTGACTACCATCGAAGAAATAGATAATTTTATTAAGAAACTGTCGAACATATACCACCAGCAAGAAGAAACTAAGAAAGTAATTTTTGACAATGTTCTGGCTAGTAATACTAGTTCAAAAATTCAAAATATATTAGATAATCACACAAATAATAAACTATTTAACCAAGTGTTAAATGAACTTAATCAATTAAACGAAAACATAAAACATAAGAAATTAAATAATCAAACTTTCATTAATTTATTTGATGAATTAAACAATAAATTAACAACATTAAAAAATAAATTTAATGATTATGAGCTAAAAATTAATAATGTAAAAAATAGAGTATTGTTATTGATTGAAACAATTGGAGAAAATGAAGATATTTTACCAGCTAAAACTTATATCAATAAAATAGATTTATTTAATCAAGACAGTTTTTATGATCTTGAAAGTATACTTAATACTTTAAGTGAATATGAGCAAAAATTTCATGAAATTCTAACTAATAAAAATGATAACAATTCAAATAATAGTAGTGAAAACGAATTATTATTAAACAAATTTAATGAACTTAAAACTGAAATATTGGAAGACTTAAGTGAAAATAACTTTGAAATATATAGAGAAGTAAATGAACAAAAAAGTAATTTGATTGTATCTTTAGAAAATCTGATTAATTCTTCAAATTTATCTATTGATTCATACACACAAATTCAGCTAGATTTTAATAATTTAATATTAAAAACTAATCAGATTAGTCAACAATGAACTAATGAAGTTAATAAATTTAATGATTTAATAAAACGAATCGATGAGATAAAAAAAGTTCTAAATAATGAAGAAGAATTAGCAAAACTTCAACAATTTAACGATATTGTGTGAACTAAGAATAATTTAATTAGTGAGATAGTTCTAAAAAACTCGCAAATTAAAGATATTTTAAACCAAATCGATACTAATAACAATCAAAATAAAGAACTATATTTAATAAAATTAAAACAACATTTATCAAATCTACAAAGCTTATTGCAAGATTATCAATCTAATGAAGATATAAAAAATAAATTATTAGAAATAATTAATGAAGTAAGTCAAAAAATAGAAAATAATGACTTTACATATCCAAAAATTTCAGTACTAGAAGAATATATAAATGATAATTTATCTATTATCAATCAAACTATACATAACAATTTAGAAAAACTTAAAAATGATTTATATGCTCAAATAAATGCTAAAGATTTTGTGAGTCAAAATTATAAAAATAATTTTAAGCAAAAAATAAACACTATTGATAATTTTAATGAGTTGTCTTCCTTTTTTGATAAAACTATTCAATTAATAAATAACAAGATTTATCCCATAATTGATATATTAAACAATCAGCTAAGTGATAATAAGTTTAAGTATATAAATTTTGCAGATAATGCACAAGAATTTAATGAATTAGTCAAAATAATTGAAACAACAAACTTAATTGTAAATGACCAAACTAGAAAATACATTTTTAATTATAATTCAGAAGATTTAGAAGATAACATTAATAAATTTTTATCTCTTTATGATCAATTAAATGGTGAAACTAACTTCAATAATAAGATTTTAATAATAACTAACTCCTTAAAAGAGTCAAAAATTTCAGATCGACTTATTAATTCAACAATAAATGAATTAAATAATTCGCTTAATCTTGAAGTTTTCAATAATAAATTATTTCAAATCAACGAACAAATATCAGTTCAAAAAAACTTAATATCCTTAATTAACGAAGTCCAAAAATTTATTAATTCTAATGAATTTAGTGACTATACCAACGAATCAAAACAAAATTTCTCAAACTCATGAAATAAGTTAAATCCACTTAAAAACAATAAATTAGAAAAATTTTTTAATAACTCTGAAATTGATCAATTAAGTGATGAAATTAAGAGATTAAAAAAACAATTAGTCACTAATAATGAATCAGAACTACTTAATGAAAAAAATAGAATTAAAGACTTAATAAATAATTTAGGCTATATAACTGATAAAATTTCTAAAAATAATCATGTTGATACTTTAAATTCAGTCTCAGAAATAAATGCTTATTATCAAAAATTAAAACAAGAAAATGATCAACTTAGCAATCAAAAATATGTTGAAAATTTATCTAAGACAGTAGTATTAACAATAAATCCTAAACTTGAAAAAGCAAATTTAGTAAATCATTTATCTTCATTAAGTATTAATAAAAATAATATTAAATTATTCTTAAATTTTAATTTAGCTAACGAAAATTTAGAAGAGTTAATTAAGCAAAATAAGCTAACTTTAAAGCTTGATCAAGAAAATAGAAATAAATTATTAATAAGTTATAAATCGATTAATCCTGAAACTGATCTTGAAACAACATTAACTAAAGAGTTAATTTTCACAAATGACATCAATCCAGTGATAGATAGCACAATTAGTGAAATAAGTTCTAAGAAACTTGAAGATTATTTTGAATATGATTCATCAAAATTAATTTCATTAAATAGAAATAATATTGATACAAATTGATTTAAAGCAAAAAATAAAATAGTTAATAACTACTTCACTTTAGATTTAAAAGAAAATAGCTTTAGTTATGTAAGTCAAGTTGGTAAAAAATATCTTGTTGCTAAAGCACAACTAAAGTGGAATGATCAAGTATTAAGTGAAATAAAATTGGTTTCAAATCAAGTTGCCTATGAAAAAAGTGAAGATCCTGTTGACTTGAATTTAGTTGCTAATGCTTACTACAATCAAACAAGTTATGCAAAAAGCGAGTACAAAAAAGTTAATTTTTCTGTATTTAAAGAAATATATGATAATAATTTAGATATCTTTGGAGTATTAGATAGTAATAATCACTACTATAGTTTTCCTAGCAATCTAACAGATCCTAGTCCAAAGGGTTTTGACAGAGTTAAAGTAATTAGAAACATATTAAGTAAATTGATATCTTATAATGAACAAAAGTATAATTTAAATAGACTTTACAATTACTCAATCAATAATGAAAAAGGCTTTATTTTAGCTGAATATGAATTTACAAATAAACAAACCAATGAAATTTTTTACTCAAATTATTACTTTAATAATTTAGCTATAGCAAACTCTAAAAAAGATTTAGAAGATTTAAATTACATTAAAAATATCTTTGAAGATGCTAAAAATTCAACAAATCATTCTAATCACACAACCAATTCTAATATTTGAAAAGAATTAGTTGTTCTAAATAAAAATATAACTCATAGTAGTTTTATTGCATCCGAATACAAAAGAGTGTTTAATGAAGTTTATCAGTTGCCAAAAAAAGGAAGATATTCAATAATTTTGGTTAATGATAATTCTAATACTTATTCAAATGTTAATGGATGAGCTAAATTTAAGATTGGAATAGCTAAAGATAATCAATTAATTAACGATCCTAATTTACAGACAAGTATTTACTTAAGATTTTTCAAACCAGTAACTTTTAATGATTATTTACCACATAATAATAATCTTACTGTTGCAGATTTTTCAAACCTAAATAGAGACAAAGAAAATGATAAAAATTCATATTTGAGGGAAGTGAATAAAATTAATTCACGTAATTTCTCTCTTAAAAAAATGGATTCATATTCAGTAATTGATCTAGATCTGCTTGATTATGAAAAATCTTATTCTCAATTAAATTACTTATTGCAAATTGGTCCTAATTCTCCAACTCAAAATGATAGTTCCTTTGTTGGAGAATTTGATTCAAATGATAAGAACTCACCAACTGTGCAAGCAACATTTAAAAATAAAGATTACAACATATTTAATCCAATGGATTCAAACTCAGAAATAACTAATGAAAAACTAAATGAAATTAAAAATAAGTTTTTTATTTATTATGTAGATGTAAGA
It encodes the following:
- the mf1 gene encoding diacylglycerol cholinephosphotransferase Mf1 codes for the protein MKNNEWDTQYLHSKHVKLKSLLKELISIFEKNNLKYVAYYGTLLGAIRHNNIIPWDDDVDLVIDYDTLEFLIKNYPNLVKVGKNSNNFLMMAKYTHDREDEVDATFIDLFVVVPTNKEKLKKFRKLTNKLRYFNYYANRKVSKELWHIKILRFFFFWTRKLPKFTLEEAINQVRDTKVQEKQFIITWPDYANMQKTTFPLEWDFFDSELCKFDDFYIAVPKKYNDFLVKEYGKNWHIHKKTLLSEHYGMYDVKI
- a CDS encoding PTS transporter subunit EIIC, producing MTKAIKNTSTTFFKSLRSGLERFGRAMILPVSIIPLLAIVGALGYILASVGQKTGIYGTSLAYKTFADSVKIIGMAPIYNLDILFSIGLAAGLAKDEKVSAGICGIAALIGFYFAGYALLEIGKLKSLLDVNIVGKLQTINRFGKYSTSFDLNALGGILAGYLAYGIHKITYKLQFPTFISFFGGPKFSPVASLLTAFIVGFPLTYLWIYIYKGIAALGNGIRASGAFGSFLYGSTNRLLLPFGLHNIPNAILRYTAAGGTFTAADGHEVTGFYSILIEKMSAGLPINATDSMISNGTYPTNIFSLPGAAVAMFLACPKDKRKQAAPIIFGAVSSSILSGVTEPIEFTFIFTAPILWLVHCLLTGLVYMTMYLAGVGMIAGTGEGIITYLIYNLPSYQNISRVWMLFVLGPVFFAVYFGVFYFLIKQFNLKTPGRDEEAFKLFTKKDFKEKLNSSSNQVVSNDKIKDEKIEDIQMAQQLLEFYGGFENINEISCCISRLRISVKDKSLVNKDAIIQIGAKGVVESGEQVQSVFGAKAMVYSRIMNNLK
- a CDS encoding MurR/RpiR family transcriptional regulator is translated as MINNYKKSHLIKKLLYSTNIEGAFGQFSKIILENIHRIELISVDTLSELTYCSQSTISKFIKKLGYDSFESFKLDLTEYLNNTNKILKKQITNTEIAKLINDFTGKISNYNFKSIIKEINKANKILLFASGGSNRHIEEFYISLKRMGINIVKDNDFSTNYANAFNADELSYVICVSNSYKTIETVLPANLAFNKSNKGFIFTSNKNIQNKNNIKVFNCSEYVDSEKINPIVFSLLSTIFFSLLVNSI
- a CDS encoding histidinol-phosphatase codes for the protein MKYDYHIHTFYCKHSDLTVNEIVQEYFKNNFIEIGISDHIPYKGDLDSKDNSRMYYKELESYINDIKIEQEKYQNKLKINIGFESEFFSSQIQWYKELLSRKEVDYLILGIHAVENLDEENNFNRNCTNKEQLKRYWKAINEGMRSGLFAYAVHPDFYMKSYQEWDDECDELANKICDLANELDFPLGFNINGIWKGPRQIGKVFRNKYPIHEFWKIAKKKNVKIILESDVHHKKQLYDTEIISKTYSLIKEWGLEEQLVSKLDLEKYKKNLNIKYNLGK
- a CDS encoding MGA_1079 family surface serine endopeptidase; translated protein: MNKKKKVIISSVVTATALTITASSTTALLLNKNKTNVENSNKTNLLNELRKSLNNINKNNLIEYKLIANNLPINLVYKNQIIEIDQEFISNEKITEKDIAELNNKLNILVKEVKEKLAKIRLFFTNLEKLKEDKEIFSKYNLELSLIINENNNTLSELTTIEEIDNFIKKLSNIYHQQEETKKVIFDNVLASNTSSKIQNILDNHTNNKLFNQVLNELNQLNENIKHKKLNNQTFINLFDELNNKLTTLKNKFNDYELKINNVKNRVLLLIETIGENEDILPAKTYINKIDLFNQDSFYDLESILNTLSEYEQKFHEILTNKNDNNSNNSSENELLLNKFNELKTEILEDLSENNFEIYREVNEQKSNLIVSLENLINSSNLSIDSYTQIQLDFNNLILKTNQISQQWTNEVNKFNDLIKRIDEIKKVLNNEEELAKLQQFNDIVWTKNNLISEIVLKNSQIKDILNQIDTNNNQNKELYLIKLKQHLSNLQSLLQDYQSNEDIKNKLLEIINEVSQKIENNDFTYPKISVLEEYINDNLSIINQTIHNNLEKLKNDLYAQINAKDFVSQNYKNNFKQKINTIDNFNELSSFFDKTIQLINNKIYPIIDILNNQLSDNKFKYINFADNAQEFNELVKIIETTNLIVNDQTRKYIFNYNSEDLEDNINKFLSLYDQLNGETNFNNKILIITNSLKESKISDRLINSTINELNNSLNLEVFNNKLFQINEQISVQKNLISLINEVQKFINSNEFSDYTNESKQNFSNSWNKLNPLKNNKLEKFFNNSEIDQLSDEIKRLKKQLVTNNESELLNEKNRIKDLINNLGYITDKISKNNHVDTLNSVSEINAYYQKLKQENDQLSNQKYVENLSKTVVLTINPKLEKANLVNHLSSLSINKNNIKLFLNFNLANENLEELIKQNKLTLKLDQENRNKLLISYKSINPETDLETTLTKELIFTNDINPVIDSTISEISSKKLEDYFEYDSSKLISLNRNNIDTNWFKAKNKIVNNYFTLDLKENSFSYVSQVGKKYLVAKAQLKWNDQVLSEIKLVSNQVAYEKSEDPVDLNLVANAYYNQTSYAKSEYKKVNFSVFKEIYDNNLDIFGVLDSNNHYYSFPSNLTDPSPKGFDRVKVIRNILSKLISYNEQKYNLNRLYNYSINNEKGFILAEYEFTNKQTNEIFYSNYYFNNLAIANSKKDLEDLNYIKNIFEDAKNSTNHSNHTTNSNIWKELVVLNKNITHSSFIASEYKRVFNEVYQLPKKGRYSIILVNDNSNTYSNVNGWAKFKIGIAKDNQLINDPNLQTSIYLRFFKPVTFNDYLPHNNNLTVADFSNLNRDKENDKNSYLREVNKINSRNFSLKKMDSYSVIDLDLLDYEKSYSQLNYLLQIGPNSPTQNDSSFVGEFDSNDKNSPTVQATFKNKDYNIFNPMDSNSEITNEKLNEIKNKFFIYYVDVRTSSTTRYTEKDKITFKLGFINKEDPTFRFVSENSITLQNLKNELKEEFYPKAAINNIPSDFISLQNSFGSTIKASWFKEQFDSGNEILQKIVVNDNLVYSPLTGVVRFKANSHTGSWKLFRKENFSVAKIVQVDDYNGTALVKLKYIDPEYNYEVISDVLYLVEGFEHVQSATQIDKTNKVTYIDSLITKNNLKQIIAPNNLVSRKREVEMNLNDALWEINQSSASWILKEKYFSDIMNNANNSEKKIILTLFAGNASWDPNRFARLTGADARKITIDFEELKSKRKLTYQIDDTVVYKNSNVNIDLNSTVSYTLNVTLIDSGIQFYLELNDKNQKIITHDIVKNLNAHAFDRVEPTQSNIFDNSRAFYVDNYASKISIYYENHQVFERFDDISTNLFSYKNMTYNQENTPIIWYDPKDSDDLFKYNPNQNVIFNLNNGYKFNTEIINFSNKNNKAIQNLMARSVAFNRGGASMLAKVNDDHNDGKFYLMTNNHVIGISSTTNDSPSNKPINLLITRSGFNYANNVDAGFGYWDGLYADSVSATVVWTGKGVSDQKNNDGTSRASDADITIFTIDINQLIDKFYKNGRIESALWYENWKNLENVKLTKRKYQLYTANAERRFSLINNHVDQVLWNGFPYGKQSGYIINRHDPLIDSGSNFSKQGNFMPTYYNAGNSGTGVFDQNNTYVTTINSGAPLKFLHAPNYYTNSTNYLGISSSFDELLNLANTGSFAHNVVKMMMVKPHEFELPWFAKK